A window of Diospyros lotus cultivar Yz01 chromosome 14, ASM1463336v1, whole genome shotgun sequence contains these coding sequences:
- the LOC127789621 gene encoding uncharacterized protein LOC127789621 has translation MDSWWLQLHRLLSDFYLSLTIPKFRCLFAPLSHIKRFPFAVTLADAIISAYFRLCGLSPVTVDLDDQTTMHFWAATHRRFDKPALVLIHGYGSTAPWQFFRQVGPLSRSFNLFIPDLIFFGNSHSKRSDRSEVFQARCVVEGLRSLGVARCSLYALSYGGWVGYRAAEMFPEMVEKVVIVSSGVGGCTEEQRREGLQKIGVKKFTEMLCPKKPADLRSLAAVTMHKFSVAKLLPDFFIREFITVMHTKHSKERLELVEHLLERKAAESDLPVLTQETLLVWGDQDRVFPLFFAYQLQRHLGAKSKLEIIRDTGHAVNMEAPALLNDLIKWFVLGDSKLDV, from the exons ATGGATTCCTGGTGGCTTCAGCTTCACCGTCTCCTCTCGGACTTCTATCTCTCCCTCACAATCCCCAAATTCCGATGCCTATTCGCGCCGTTATCCCACATCAAACGCTTCCCCTTCGCCGTCACCCTCGCCGACGCAATTATCTCCGCCTACTTCCGCCTCTGCGGCCTCTCCCCAGTCACCGTCGACCTGGACGACCAGACCACCATGCACTTCTGGGCCGCCACCCACCGCCGCTTCGACAAGCCCGCCCTCGTCCTCATCCACGGCTACGGCTCCACCGCCCCCTGGCAATTCTTCCGGCAGGTCGGCCCCCTCTCCCGGAGCTTCAACCTCTTCATCCCCGATCTCATCTTCTTCGGAAACTCCCACTCGAAGCGCTCGGATCGGTCCGAGGTTTTTCAGGCCAG GTGTGTGGTCGAAGGGTTGAGGAGTTTGGGCGTGGCGAGGTGCTCGCTGTACGCGCTCAGCTACGGTGGATGGGTGGGCTACCGGGCGGCGGAGATGTTCCCGGAGATGGTGGAGAAGGTGGTGATCGTGAGCAGCGGGGTCGGCGGGTGCACGGAGGAGCAGAGGCGGGAGGGGCTGCAGAAGATCGGGGTAAAGAAGTTCACCGAGATGCTTTGCCCCAAGAAGCCGGCGGATCTCCGGTCGCTGGCCGCCGTGACGATGCACAAGTTCAGTGTGGCCAAGTTGCTCCCAGATTTCTTCATCCGGGAGTTCATCACT GTGATGCATACCAAGCACAGCAAGGAGAGGCTGGAGCTCGTGGAGCACTTACTGGAAAGGAAAGCAGCAGAATCTGATCTTCCCGTTCTAACCCAG GAAACACTGCTTGTTTGGGGGGATCAGGACAGGGTCTTCCCTCTGTTTTTTGCCTATCAATTGCAGAG GCATTTGGGAGCAAAATCAAAGCTAGAGATCATTAGGGACACTGGGCATGCAGTGAACATGGAGGCACCGGCCCTGCTCAATGATCTCATCAAATGGTTTGTTTTGGGTGATTCGAAGCTTGATGTCTGA